The following are encoded together in the Sphingomonas insulae genome:
- a CDS encoding glycosidase, translating to MHDALIFTPDNVDLTRSPLRRGIAEPTFVLGAFNPGFTRLPSGNLLLMVRIAEALSEPVHGDHVHAIRWTPAGYVLDAWPLAQVDMTDPRQFELKGSRHRILALTSLSWLLPVELDPAGETIVAVHYDAAIEPVAGYQCYGVEDARITRIGDIWYMTTCSVGAERHCTTLHTSHDGLHYRLEGIVLDHQNKDMILFEGLVDGKFMALTRPLGEVYFAYPPDSPYVGGPSINFAQSPDALHWKPLDAPGLRARKASSSAMKIGGGTQPILTSEGWLMIYHGVEARESVGIYRSFWALLDRDDPAHILRVEDDVPLLQANPALTTPIAHQMYLPTPVVFSTGLVDTGDDYLVASGEADLACRMTRLPKALFA from the coding sequence ATGCACGATGCGCTGATCTTCACCCCCGACAATGTCGACCTGACCCGCTCGCCGCTCCGTCGCGGGATCGCGGAGCCGACCTTCGTGCTCGGCGCATTCAATCCCGGCTTCACCCGCCTGCCCAGTGGCAATTTGCTGCTGATGGTCCGCATCGCAGAGGCCTTGTCCGAACCCGTCCATGGCGATCACGTCCATGCGATCCGCTGGACCCCTGCCGGCTACGTGCTCGACGCATGGCCCCTTGCGCAGGTCGACATGACAGACCCGCGCCAGTTCGAGCTGAAGGGCAGCCGCCATCGCATCCTCGCGCTCACCTCGCTGTCATGGCTGCTGCCCGTCGAGCTCGATCCCGCCGGCGAGACGATCGTCGCGGTCCATTACGACGCCGCGATCGAGCCCGTCGCCGGCTATCAATGCTATGGCGTCGAGGATGCGCGCATCACCCGGATCGGCGACATCTGGTACATGACCACCTGCTCGGTCGGCGCCGAACGCCATTGCACCACGCTGCACACCTCGCACGATGGCCTGCACTACCGACTGGAAGGGATCGTCCTCGACCATCAAAACAAGGACATGATCCTGTTCGAAGGGCTGGTGGACGGCAAGTTCATGGCGCTGACCCGCCCGCTGGGTGAAGTCTATTTCGCCTATCCGCCCGACAGCCCCTATGTCGGTGGCCCGTCGATCAATTTCGCGCAAAGTCCCGATGCGCTCCACTGGAAACCGCTCGACGCGCCGGGCCTTCGCGCGCGCAAGGCGTCCAGCTCGGCGATGAAGATCGGCGGCGGCACACAGCCGATCCTGACAAGCGAAGGCTGGCTGATGATCTACCACGGGGTCGAGGCGCGTGAGAGCGTCGGCATCTACCGAAGCTTCTGGGCATTGCTCGATCGCGACGATCCCGCGCATATCCTGCGGGTCGAGGATGACGTACCGCTGCTACAGGCGAACCCCGCGCTCACCACGCCGATCGCGCACCAGATGTATCTGCCCACCCCCGTCGTGTTCTCCACGGGCCTCGTCGATACCGGTGACGACTATCTGGTCGCCAGCGGAGAAGCCGACCTCGCCTGCCG
- a CDS encoding TorF family putative porin: protein MKYLSLAAASLAALVAVPAAAQETAPPKAVTVTGSVGIVSDYRFRGVSQSDRQLAVQGGLTIAHESGLYIGTWGSNLAGWGTFGGANMELDLIAGYKLPVGGGTLDIGATWYMYPGGFDNTDFIEPYAKLSGTLGPVGLTAGVAYAPKQEALGAWYANGTAAANGVYTNPGDKNDNLYVWGDISSAVPNTGLTLKAHLGYSKGNDGLGPFATSVAPTGEYADWLLGADYAIAGTPLTVGVAYTDTDISKRESAYLQPSFSKGQDGTGTIAGATVLASLTAAF, encoded by the coding sequence ATGAAGTATCTCAGCCTGGCCGCGGCATCGCTCGCAGCCCTCGTAGCCGTTCCGGCCGCCGCGCAGGAAACGGCACCGCCGAAGGCGGTCACCGTCACCGGCAGCGTCGGTATCGTTTCCGACTATCGCTTTCGCGGCGTATCGCAGAGCGACAGGCAACTTGCCGTGCAGGGCGGCCTTACCATCGCGCACGAAAGCGGCCTCTATATCGGCACCTGGGGTTCGAACCTCGCCGGCTGGGGAACGTTCGGCGGCGCCAATATGGAGCTCGACCTTATCGCGGGCTACAAGCTTCCGGTCGGCGGCGGCACGCTCGATATCGGCGCGACCTGGTACATGTATCCGGGCGGCTTCGACAACACCGACTTCATCGAACCCTATGCCAAGCTGTCCGGCACGCTCGGCCCGGTCGGCCTGACCGCAGGCGTCGCCTACGCGCCCAAGCAGGAAGCGCTCGGCGCATGGTACGCCAACGGCACCGCCGCGGCGAACGGCGTCTACACCAACCCCGGCGACAAGAACGACAATCTCTACGTCTGGGGCGACATCAGCAGCGCGGTGCCGAACACCGGCCTGACGCTGAAGGCACACCTCGGCTATTCGAAGGGTAATGACGGACTCGGCCCGTTCGCGACCAGCGTCGCGCCGACCGGCGAATATGCCGACTGGCTGCTCGGCGCCGACTATGCGATCGCCGGCACGCCGCTGACCGTCGGTGTCGCCTATACCGACACCGACATCAGCAAGCGTGAATCGGCCTATCTCCAGCCAAGCTTCAGCAAGGGGCAGGACGGCACCGGCACGATTGCCGGCGCGACCGTCCTCGCCAGCCTGACCGCGGCCTTTTGA
- a CDS encoding SulP family inorganic anion transporter gives MPGAFKLPSMPVVTRDLTASIVVFLVAMPLCMGIAVASGVPPEKGLITGIIGGIVVGMLAGSPLQVSGPAAGLAVVVFELVRDQGLSALGPILILAGLIQVVAGIARLGGWFRAISPAVVHGMLAGIGVLIVVGQFHVLFDAKPLPSGLQNLAAAPGRLLGLSVDTIAAAELAFAIGMLTIIAMLGWEKLRPASMKLVPGALVGVLAGTFAALAFGLDVARVNVPQSIASAVTLPGTEVFAKWMDPAIITAALAIAFIASAETLLSAAAVDRMHDGVRTDYNKELRAQGVGNLLCGLAGALPMTGVIVRSSANVQAGATTRMSTIFHGIWILGFVALLPWLLREIPMAALGAILVVTGWRLVSLSHARHLLSHYGPLPALIWLATLVTVVAADLLTGVLVGIGLSMLELVPHLRRLGLNVSEGQFAGAHAINLSGSATFVSLPKLSDTLERAPAGQAVRLDVTDLSTVDHTCAELIKDWFQRRRAAGDAVELFGARGKTAALAH, from the coding sequence ATGCCGGGCGCCTTCAAATTGCCGTCGATGCCGGTCGTCACCCGCGATCTCACCGCGTCGATCGTCGTCTTCCTCGTCGCCATGCCGCTCTGCATGGGCATCGCTGTGGCCTCCGGCGTCCCCCCGGAAAAGGGCCTGATCACCGGCATCATCGGCGGTATCGTCGTTGGCATGCTCGCCGGGTCGCCGCTGCAGGTCAGTGGGCCCGCCGCCGGGCTGGCGGTCGTCGTGTTCGAACTCGTCCGCGATCAGGGCCTGTCCGCGCTCGGCCCGATCCTCATCCTCGCCGGCCTGATCCAGGTCGTCGCCGGCATCGCCCGCCTCGGCGGCTGGTTCCGCGCGATCAGTCCCGCGGTCGTGCATGGCATGCTCGCGGGCATCGGCGTGCTGATCGTCGTCGGCCAGTTCCATGTCCTGTTCGACGCCAAGCCACTGCCCAGCGGTCTCCAGAACCTGGCCGCCGCCCCCGGCCGCCTGCTCGGCCTTTCGGTCGACACGATCGCCGCGGCCGAGCTCGCCTTTGCCATCGGCATGCTGACCATCATCGCGATGCTCGGCTGGGAAAAGCTGCGTCCCGCCTCGATGAAGCTGGTTCCCGGCGCGCTCGTCGGCGTGCTCGCCGGCACCTTCGCCGCTTTGGCGTTCGGTCTCGACGTCGCCCGCGTCAACGTGCCGCAGTCGATCGCCTCCGCGGTCACGCTGCCCGGTACCGAGGTCTTCGCCAAGTGGATGGACCCGGCGATCATCACCGCCGCGCTCGCCATCGCCTTTATCGCCAGCGCCGAAACCCTGCTGTCCGCAGCGGCGGTGGATCGCATGCACGATGGCGTCCGTACCGACTACAACAAGGAATTGCGCGCGCAGGGCGTCGGCAACCTGCTGTGCGGCCTGGCCGGCGCGCTGCCGATGACCGGCGTCATCGTCCGCTCGTCCGCCAACGTTCAGGCCGGTGCGACCACGCGGATGTCGACGATATTCCATGGCATATGGATCCTCGGCTTCGTCGCGCTGCTCCCCTGGCTGTTGCGCGAAATCCCGATGGCGGCACTCGGTGCGATCCTGGTCGTAACCGGCTGGCGTCTCGTGAGCCTCAGCCATGCCCGCCACCTGCTGTCGCATTACGGCCCGCTGCCCGCCCTCATCTGGCTGGCGACCCTGGTCACCGTCGTCGCCGCTGATTTGTTGACCGGCGTGCTGGTCGGCATCGGCCTGTCGATGCTCGAACTGGTCCCGCACCTGCGCCGTCTCGGCCTCAACGTGTCCGAGGGGCAATTCGCCGGCGCGCATGCGATCAACCTGTCGGGTTCGGCGACCTTCGTCTCCCTGCCCAAGCTGTCGGACACGCTGGAACGGGCACCCGCCGGACAGGCCGTGCGTCTGGACGTCACCGACCTGTCGACGGTTGACCATACGTGCGCCGAACTCATCAAGGACTGGTTCCAGCGCCGCCGCGCCGCCGGCGATGCGGTGGAATTGTTCGGGGCGCGTGGCAAGACTGCCGCACTCGCCCATTGA
- a CDS encoding carbonic anhydrase → MNELLGRVVSFGKTVYTGQQELYSTLAKGQSPKALMISCADSRIVPEQIMQAQPGDLFVCRNAGNIVPPYALQTGGVSATVEYAVAVLGVQDIIVCGHSDCGAMKGLAGDPAALASVPTVANWLKHGAAARQIVDQTYPELTEPERIRALSLENVVAQLAHLRTHPSVAAGIAQGKISLHGWFVDIHDGSVLALDGMTGRFRPLNEGDEFPVALPAGPRQASDVAFAMAAE, encoded by the coding sequence GTGAACGAGTTGCTCGGACGCGTCGTCAGTTTCGGCAAGACCGTCTACACCGGCCAGCAGGAACTCTATTCGACACTCGCCAAGGGCCAGAGCCCCAAGGCGCTGATGATCTCCTGCGCCGATTCCCGCATCGTGCCGGAACAGATCATGCAGGCGCAGCCCGGCGACCTGTTCGTCTGTCGCAACGCCGGCAACATCGTACCGCCTTACGCGCTGCAGACCGGCGGCGTGTCCGCGACGGTGGAATATGCCGTCGCGGTACTCGGCGTGCAGGACATCATCGTCTGCGGTCACTCCGACTGCGGCGCGATGAAGGGACTGGCCGGCGATCCCGCTGCGCTGGCATCGGTGCCGACCGTGGCCAACTGGCTGAAGCATGGCGCCGCCGCGCGGCAGATCGTCGACCAGACGTATCCCGAATTGACCGAGCCCGAGCGGATCCGTGCGCTCAGCCTCGAGAATGTCGTCGCCCAACTCGCCCACCTGCGCACGCATCCGTCGGTCGCGGCCGGGATCGCGCAGGGCAAGATTTCGCTGCATGGCTGGTTCGTCGACATCCACGATGGCTCCGTCCTGGCGCTCGATGGCATGACCGGGCGGTTCCGGCCGCTCAACGAGGGTGACGAATTTCCGGTCGCGCTGCCCGCCGGTCCGCGTCAGGCGTCCGATGTCGCATTCGCCATGGCGGCCGAGTGA
- a CDS encoding ATP-binding protein, with translation MKQLLRPSIGIIGQIVAILLLTMVIEFGVSTLLYERASQFAVRDDEARRLAEHLVIARRLIAEQPVSRRDDMAEDLTTERYALHWQQDLPAPPPIAPALDGMRHQVVEWEPSLATTDLRLKLTSPGRSSVVTGGLQLPDGSWLYFRTLEPLHNLNLAAERILLALIPALGLMILGGLLIRRALRPMRQLAAAADSFGDTEHDPISEAGPREVRHVVVAFNRMAARIQRLIADRTQALAAVGHDLRTPLARLRLRADGVDDAATRTAIQRDIGEMEAMVTSLLAFLGGDSDPETPVLTDIAVLCATLIDDVEDRDLPGTYHGPAHCEVTVRPVALKRALANLVENALHYAGNVAIRLDSTGNGVTLHVEDDGAGIPEDQLRRVLEPFVRLDTARPRDTIGFGLGLPIVARIVETEGGTLTLANRPQGGLRATIGLPL, from the coding sequence GTGAAGCAGCTGCTGCGCCCCTCGATCGGCATCATCGGCCAGATCGTCGCCATCCTGTTGCTGACCATGGTCATCGAATTCGGCGTCAGCACGCTCCTCTACGAACGCGCCAGCCAGTTCGCCGTCCGCGACGATGAGGCGCGGCGACTGGCCGAACACCTCGTCATCGCCCGCCGGCTGATCGCGGAACAACCGGTGTCGCGCCGCGACGATATGGCGGAGGACCTCACCACCGAACGCTACGCGCTGCACTGGCAGCAGGACCTGCCGGCCCCGCCGCCGATCGCGCCTGCGCTGGATGGCATGCGGCACCAGGTCGTCGAGTGGGAACCGTCGCTCGCCACCACCGACCTGCGGCTGAAGCTCACCAGTCCGGGGCGCAGTTCCGTCGTCACCGGCGGGCTGCAACTGCCCGATGGCAGCTGGCTGTACTTCCGCACGCTCGAACCGCTGCACAACCTCAATCTCGCCGCCGAGCGCATCCTGCTGGCGTTGATCCCGGCGCTGGGACTGATGATCCTGGGTGGATTGCTGATCCGGCGCGCGCTGCGCCCGATGCGCCAGCTCGCCGCCGCCGCGGACAGTTTCGGCGATACCGAGCACGATCCGATTTCCGAAGCCGGCCCGCGCGAGGTGCGCCATGTCGTCGTCGCGTTCAACCGCATGGCGGCACGCATCCAGCGGCTGATCGCCGACCGGACGCAGGCGCTTGCCGCCGTCGGCCACGACCTGCGCACGCCACTGGCGCGCCTGCGCCTGCGCGCCGATGGCGTCGACGACGCCGCCACCCGCACCGCGATCCAGCGCGATATCGGCGAGATGGAAGCGATGGTCACCTCGCTGCTCGCCTTCCTCGGCGGCGACAGCGATCCCGAGACGCCGGTGCTGACCGACATCGCCGTATTGTGCGCGACATTGATCGACGACGTCGAGGATCGCGACCTGCCCGGCACCTATCACGGCCCTGCCCATTGCGAGGTGACCGTCCGTCCGGTGGCGCTGAAACGGGCGCTCGCCAACCTGGTCGAGAATGCGCTGCATTACGCCGGCAACGTCGCGATCCGGCTGGACAGCACCGGCAACGGCGTGACGCTGCATGTCGAGGATGATGGCGCCGGCATTCCGGAGGACCAGCTGCGCCGCGTCCTCGAACCGTTCGTCCGCCTCGACACGGCGCGCCCGCGCGACACGATCGGGTTCGGCCTGGGCCTGCCGATCGTGGCCCGCATCGTCGAGACGGAGGGCGGCACGCTCACGCTCGCCAACCGGCCCCAGGGCGGGCTGCGCGCCACCATCGGCCTGCCGCTCTGA
- a CDS encoding response regulator, which yields MTAPTILLVEDDPALRTLTTRALQENGYLVRPASAAPEMWLALEAGPVDLILLDIMLPGTSGIDLCRTLRQKSEVPIIFISAKGSETDRVVGLELGADDYIAKPFGTRELIARIRAVLRRGSLERSPGEREEGVLTFDGWQVTLPRRELTSPTGAVVDLTGAEFDLLVSLAEHAGRVIARERLIELSRTRLGDSSDRSIDVLISRLRRKLSSAGKDAPIITVRGVGYMLNTEVSRR from the coding sequence ATGACCGCTCCCACCATCCTCCTGGTAGAGGACGATCCCGCTCTTCGCACCCTGACCACCCGCGCGTTGCAGGAGAACGGCTACCTCGTCCGCCCCGCCTCCGCCGCGCCCGAAATGTGGCTGGCGCTGGAGGCAGGCCCCGTCGACCTCATCCTGCTCGACATCATGCTGCCCGGTACCAGCGGCATCGATCTCTGCCGCACCCTGCGCCAGAAGAGCGAGGTTCCGATCATCTTCATCAGCGCAAAGGGCAGCGAAACCGACCGTGTCGTCGGACTCGAACTCGGCGCCGACGATTACATCGCCAAACCCTTCGGCACCCGCGAACTGATCGCCCGTATCCGTGCCGTCCTGCGCCGCGGCTCGCTGGAGCGCAGCCCCGGCGAGCGCGAGGAAGGGGTGCTGACGTTCGACGGCTGGCAGGTGACCTTGCCGCGCCGCGAACTGACCTCGCCAACCGGCGCCGTCGTCGACCTGACCGGTGCGGAGTTCGACCTGCTCGTCAGCCTCGCCGAACACGCCGGCCGCGTCATCGCGCGCGAACGGCTGATCGAACTGTCCCGCACCCGGCTGGGCGATAGTTCGGACCGGAGCATCGACGTGCTCATCAGCCGACTGCGCCGCAAATTGTCGAGCGCCGGCAAGGATGCGCCGATCATCACCGTCCGCGGCGTCGGCTACATGCTCAACACCGAGGTGTCGCGCCGTTGA
- a CDS encoding DHA2 family efflux MFS transporter permease subunit, with the protein MPAQPAPLTGGRLALIALALALGTFMMVLDTTIANVSLTTIAGNLGVSSDNSTWIITAFAVANGVAVPLTGWLMGRFGVVRTFCTAVALFTLSSFLCGIAWSLQSLIVFRIIQGAVSGPMMPGSQALLISVFPSDKRSTALGVWSITTLVGPVMGPILGGYISDNYHWSWIFLINVPFGIFVTLVCWRGLKTRETPTRKLPIDTVGLGLLVVWVGALQIMLDLGKNADWFQDTAICVLAAVAAIGFIAWVIWELTDANPAVDLTLFKSRNFAIGNIAFCLGYAVFFANILILPLWLQTQLGYTATWAGIIAAPSGMVAVVLSPFAARMSGKIDARILATIAFAAFALSYYMRSGYTTSASSWDFMLPLLVQGVAMSVFFLSMLTISLDGIPPERLPSATGISNFARIVAGSFAASIITTAWDRREALHQSRLAEAVGQGMPFQMATETLQRMGATSTQAAGAITRQMVGQAYLLASTDLFRVSAWLCVALIAITWFTRRPKGGHGPVAAD; encoded by the coding sequence ATGCCCGCCCAACCCGCCCCCCTTACCGGCGGCCGCCTCGCGCTGATCGCCCTCGCGCTGGCGCTCGGCACGTTCATGATGGTGCTGGACACCACGATCGCCAACGTGTCGCTGACGACGATCGCCGGCAATCTCGGCGTGTCGAGCGACAATTCGACGTGGATCATCACCGCCTTCGCGGTGGCGAACGGCGTCGCGGTGCCGCTGACCGGCTGGCTGATGGGCCGGTTCGGCGTGGTGCGCACCTTTTGCACCGCCGTGGCGCTGTTCACGCTCTCCTCGTTCCTGTGCGGCATCGCGTGGAGCCTGCAATCGCTGATCGTCTTCCGCATCATCCAGGGTGCCGTCTCCGGCCCGATGATGCCGGGCAGCCAGGCGTTGCTGATCTCCGTCTTTCCCTCTGACAAACGCAGCACCGCATTGGGCGTCTGGTCGATCACCACGCTGGTCGGCCCGGTGATGGGCCCCATCCTCGGCGGCTACATCAGCGACAATTACCATTGGAGCTGGATCTTCCTCATCAACGTCCCCTTCGGCATCTTCGTCACATTGGTCTGCTGGCGGGGGCTGAAGACGCGTGAGACGCCGACGCGCAAGCTGCCGATCGACACCGTCGGGCTGGGGCTGCTCGTGGTGTGGGTCGGCGCGCTCCAGATCATGCTGGACCTCGGCAAGAACGCCGACTGGTTTCAGGACACGGCGATCTGCGTGCTGGCGGCGGTCGCCGCGATCGGCTTCATCGCCTGGGTGATCTGGGAACTGACCGATGCCAATCCCGCGGTCGATCTGACCCTGTTCAAAAGCCGCAATTTCGCGATCGGCAACATCGCCTTCTGCCTGGGCTACGCCGTGTTCTTCGCCAACATCCTGATCCTGCCGCTCTGGCTCCAGACCCAGCTCGGCTATACCGCGACCTGGGCAGGCATCATCGCCGCGCCCAGCGGCATGGTCGCGGTGGTGCTGTCGCCATTCGCCGCGCGCATGTCGGGAAAGATCGACGCGCGCATCCTCGCCACGATCGCCTTCGCCGCCTTCGCGCTCTCCTATTACATGCGCTCGGGCTACACGACCTCGGCCAGTTCGTGGGATTTCATGCTGCCGCTGCTGGTACAGGGCGTCGCGATGAGCGTCTTCTTCTTGTCGATGCTCACTATCTCGCTCGACGGCATTCCGCCCGAACGGCTGCCGTCCGCCACCGGCATCTCCAACTTCGCGCGCATCGTCGCCGGGTCTTTCGCGGCCTCGATCATCACCACCGCCTGGGACCGGCGCGAGGCACTGCACCAGAGCCGGCTGGCCGAAGCGGTGGGCCAGGGCATGCCGTTTCAGATGGCTACGGAAACGCTGCAACGCATGGGTGCGACTTCGACGCAGGCGGCCGGGGCGATCACCCGCCAGATGGTCGGCCAGGCCTATCTGCTCGCGTCGACCGACCTGTTCCGCGTCTCCGCGTGGCTGTGCGTCGCGCTGATCGCCATCACCTGGTTCACCCGCCGGCCCAAGGGCGGTCACGGACCGGTCGCCGCGGACTGA
- a CDS encoding efflux RND transporter periplasmic adaptor subunit gives MTDTHPSASPDQPRDDADSQSQPQPQPQPAREGGKPRTRRRAFLILGVVIAIAAIVWAVFHFLLAKPEQETDDAYVAGDVVAITARDPGQITAIHADNTQTVKAGAPLLDLDPATADVALASAEAELARAVRATRADISKVSESGAAVVQARAQLSAAMADYARRQGAAAQGAISGEELAHAADAVKVARANLNLATSQQAQSRSAVQGTDTSTNPAVLAAAAAYRRAAITRSHMHIVAPIDGVVAQRTVQIGQQVAPGTPLMAVVPLDKVWVDANFRETQLKDLRIGQPATITADMYGGDLVFHGRVIGVGAGSGNAFALLPPQNASGNWIKIVQRVPVRIALDPRELNRNPLRVGLSVNATVDTADLNGTRLGRAASQAYGRKPTDGSDPAVEARIRQIIAANR, from the coding sequence ATGACCGATACGCATCCTTCCGCGTCGCCCGACCAGCCCAGGGATGACGCTGACTCCCAATCCCAGCCCCAGCCCCAGCCCCAGCCTGCCCGCGAGGGCGGCAAACCGCGCACCCGCCGCCGCGCGTTTCTGATCCTGGGCGTCGTCATCGCCATCGCGGCGATCGTCTGGGCGGTATTCCACTTCCTGCTGGCCAAGCCGGAACAGGAAACCGACGATGCCTATGTCGCCGGCGACGTCGTCGCGATCACCGCGCGCGATCCGGGTCAGATCACCGCCATCCATGCCGACAATACCCAGACGGTGAAGGCCGGCGCGCCGCTGCTCGACCTCGATCCGGCGACCGCCGACGTCGCGCTCGCGTCGGCGGAAGCGGAACTCGCCCGCGCCGTCCGCGCCACCCGCGCCGACATCAGCAAGGTGTCGGAAAGCGGCGCTGCCGTCGTCCAGGCGCGCGCGCAGCTCTCCGCCGCCATGGCCGACTATGCCCGTCGTCAGGGCGCTGCGGCACAAGGCGCGATCTCCGGCGAGGAACTCGCGCATGCCGCCGACGCGGTGAAGGTCGCGCGCGCCAACCTGAACCTCGCGACCAGCCAGCAGGCCCAGTCGCGCTCGGCGGTGCAGGGAACCGACACCAGCACCAATCCCGCCGTGCTGGCCGCCGCCGCCGCCTATCGCCGCGCGGCGATCACCCGCAGTCATATGCACATCGTCGCACCGATCGACGGCGTCGTCGCGCAGCGCACGGTACAGATCGGCCAGCAGGTCGCACCCGGCACCCCGCTTATGGCCGTCGTGCCGCTCGACAAGGTGTGGGTCGATGCGAACTTCCGCGAAACGCAGCTCAAGGACCTGCGCATCGGTCAGCCGGCGACGATCACCGCCGACATGTACGGCGGCGACCTGGTGTTCCACGGTCGCGTCATCGGCGTCGGTGCCGGCTCGGGCAACGCCTTCGCCCTGCTGCCGCCGCAGAACGCCAGCGGCAACTGGATCAAGATCGTTCAGCGCGTGCCGGTGCGGATCGCCCTCGACCCGCGCGAATTGAACCGCAATCCGCTGCGCGTCGGCCTGTCGGTCAATGCCACCGTCGATACCGCGGATCTCAACGGCACGCGCCTCGGTCGCGCGGCATCGCAGGCCTATGGCCGCAAGCCCACCGACGGCAGCGACCCCGCGGTCGAAGCCCGCATCCGCCAGATCATCGCCGCCAACCGCTGA